The Streptomyces collinus DNA segment CGGTGTCGTCGCCGGGACGGAGCAGCCCGCTCCGCCCGGGACGGAGCAGCCCAAGGAGGCGGTGTGATGGCGACCATCACCGCGAACCCGCCCCGGGTCGGCCTGCCCGCCCTCCTCAAGCACCGGGCCGTCCACAAGCTGCTGCTGCTCGCCCTCGCCGCCGCGATCCTCGTGCCGCTGGCCAACGCCCGCTGGGCGAGCGGCACCTGGCCGAGCGCCCTGACCGTCGACTTCTCCGAGCCGCTCGCCAAGGCCAGCGACTGGATCATCGACAACCGCGACAGCCACCCGCTGTTCCTCTACTTCTTCGGCCACGTCAGCAACGTCGTCGTCATCGCCGTACGGGCCGTCTACCTCACCCTCCTGGCCGTCGGCTGGGCGGGCGTCACGGCCCTGGGCGCCCTGGTCGCCTGGCGCGTGGCGGGTGTGAAGCTGGCCCTCGGCACCGGCGCCGCGTTCCTCGCCTGCGGCCTGCTCGGCATGTGGGTGCCGACCATGCAGACACTCGCCCTGATGGTCGTCGCGGTCCTCGCGTCGGTCGCCGTCGGCGCGCTGCTCGGGCTCGCCGCCGGGCTGTCCGACCGGATGGACCGCATGCTGCGGCCGGTCCTGGACACCATGCAGGTGCTGCCCGCCTTCGCCTACCTGCTGCCGGTCGTGCTGGTCTTCGGCATCGGCGTCCCGGCGGCCGTGCTGGCCACCGTCATCTACGCCGCCCCGCCCATGGCCCGCCTGACCTCGCTCGGGCTGCGCGGCGCCGACAAGGGGGTGCTGGAGGCCGTCGAGTCACTCGGCTCCACCGCGCGCCAGCGCCTGCTGACCGCCCGCATCCCGCTGGCCCGCAAGGAACTCCTCCTCGGCCTCAACCAGACGATCATGATGGCGCTGTCGATGGCCGTCATCGCCGCCGTCATCGGCGCGGGCGGTCTCGGTGACCGCGTCTACCAGGCCCTGGCCTCGGTCGACGTCGGTGCCGCCCTCGCCGCCGGTATCCCGATCGTGCTGCTGGCCGTCGTCCTCGACCGCGTCACGGGCGCGGCGGGGGAGAAGCTCGGCGCCGAACCCGAGCCCCACAGCGGACGCGGCTGGCTCTACGCCCTCGCCGGCGTCGTCGTCGTGGCGGTCGCCGGGCGGCTCGCGGGCCGCCTCGACTGGCCCGACTCCTGGGTCGTCGGCATCGCCGAGCCCGTCAACCGCGCCGTCGACTGGATGACCGCGCACCTGTACTCGGGCGTCCCCGTCGTCGGCGGCACCGCCGACTGGGCGGGCCACTTCACCACCTGGGTCCTCGACCCGATGCGCGACGGCATGCAGGCGCTGCCCTGGTGGTCGGTGCTGCTGATCGTCGCCGCCCTGGCCTGGGTCATCGGCACCTGGCGCACCGCGCTCACCGCCGTCCTCGCCATGGCCGCGATCGGCGTCCTCGGCGTCTGGAAGCCGTCCCTCGACACCCTCTCCCAGGTCCTGGCGGCCGTCGCCGTCACCCTGGTCGTCGGCTTTGCCGTCGGCATCGCGGCGGCCCGCAGCGACCGCCTGGAGCGGGCGCTGCGCCCGGTCCTCGACGTGTTCCAGACGATGCCGCAGTTCGTGTACCTGATCCCGGTCGTCGCCCTGTTCGGCGTCGGCCGCGCCCCGGCCGTCGCCGCCGCGATCGTCTACGCGCTGCCGGCCGTCGTCCGCATCACCACCCAGGGCCTGCGCCAGGTCGACCCGGCCGCGCTGGAGTCCTCCAGTTCGCTCGGCGCGACCAGCTGGCAGCAGCTGCGGCAGGTGCAGCTCCCGCTGGCCCGCCCGGCGCTGCTGCTCGCCGTCAACCAGGGCCTCGTGCTGGTCCTCGCCGTCGTCGTCATCGGCGGCCTGGTCGGCGGTGGCGCCCTCGGCTACGACGTCGTCTTCGGCCTCGCCCAGGGCGACCTGGCGACCGGTCTGGTGGCCGGCGCGGCGATCGTCTGCCTCGGCCTGATGCTGGACCGGGTGACCCAGCCCACCGAACGCCGTGCGAAGAAGGGAGCCTGACATGCGGATCCGTACGACCGCCGCGGTCGCCGCGGTGAGCTCCCTGGCGCTGCTCACCGGCTGCGGCGCCGCCGACATGACGAAGCAGGCCTCGCCCTTCGCCAACGCGCAGGGCTCGAAGACCGTGACGCTGTCCGTGCAGTCCTGGGTGGGCGCCCAGTCCAACGTGGCCGTCGCCCAGTACATCCTGGAGCACGAGCTGGGCTACCGCGTCGACACCGTCCAGGTCGACGAGGTGCCCGCCTGGGACGCCCTCAGCCAGGGCCGCGTCGACGCGCTCCTGGAGGACTGGGGCCACCCCGAGCAGGAGCAGCGGTACGTCAAGGACAAGAAGACGATCGCACCCGGCGGCGAACTCGGCGTCACCGGCCACATCGGCTGGTTCGTCCCGACGTACTTCGCCAAGAAGCACCCGGACGTCACCGACTGGAAGAACCTCAACAAGTACGCCGATCAGTTCCGCACCCCGGAGAGCGGCAGCAAGGGCCAGCTGATGGACGGTTCGCCGTCCTACGTCACCAACGACAAGGCGCTGGTGAAGAACCTGAAGCTGGACTACCAGGTGGTGTTCGCCGGGTCCGAGGCGGCGCAGATCACGCAGATGAGGCAGTTCGCCAAGGAGAAGAAGCCCTTCCTCACCTACTGG contains these protein-coding regions:
- a CDS encoding ABC transporter permease codes for the protein MATITANPPRVGLPALLKHRAVHKLLLLALAAAILVPLANARWASGTWPSALTVDFSEPLAKASDWIIDNRDSHPLFLYFFGHVSNVVVIAVRAVYLTLLAVGWAGVTALGALVAWRVAGVKLALGTGAAFLACGLLGMWVPTMQTLALMVVAVLASVAVGALLGLAAGLSDRMDRMLRPVLDTMQVLPAFAYLLPVVLVFGIGVPAAVLATVIYAAPPMARLTSLGLRGADKGVLEAVESLGSTARQRLLTARIPLARKELLLGLNQTIMMALSMAVIAAVIGAGGLGDRVYQALASVDVGAALAAGIPIVLLAVVLDRVTGAAGEKLGAEPEPHSGRGWLYALAGVVVVAVAGRLAGRLDWPDSWVVGIAEPVNRAVDWMTAHLYSGVPVVGGTADWAGHFTTWVLDPMRDGMQALPWWSVLLIVAALAWVIGTWRTALTAVLAMAAIGVLGVWKPSLDTLSQVLAAVAVTLVVGFAVGIAAARSDRLERALRPVLDVFQTMPQFVYLIPVVALFGVGRAPAVAAAIVYALPAVVRITTQGLRQVDPAALESSSSLGATSWQQLRQVQLPLARPALLLAVNQGLVLVLAVVVIGGLVGGGALGYDVVFGLAQGDLATGLVAGAAIVCLGLMLDRVTQPTERRAKKGA
- a CDS encoding ABC transporter substrate-binding protein — encoded protein: MRIRTTAAVAAVSSLALLTGCGAADMTKQASPFANAQGSKTVTLSVQSWVGAQSNVAVAQYILEHELGYRVDTVQVDEVPAWDALSQGRVDALLEDWGHPEQEQRYVKDKKTIAPGGELGVTGHIGWFVPTYFAKKHPDVTDWKNLNKYADQFRTPESGSKGQLMDGSPSYVTNDKALVKNLKLDYQVVFAGSEAAQITQMRQFAKEKKPFLTYWYSPQWLFKKVPMTEVKLPAYKEGCDADPEKVACAYPHTPLQKYLNADFAKKGGKAAAFLKKFKWTTEDQNEVSLMIADQKMTPEDAAKKWVDSHKSTWKKWLS